The proteins below are encoded in one region of Rubripirellula reticaptiva:
- a CDS encoding metallophosphoesterase has protein sequence MSKRFDIIGDIHGHANVLVSLLEKLGYRRHGKGYRHSDRKVIFVGDFVDRGPAIGEVVEIARAMVEARDALAVMGNHEYNAIAFHTPRPGKQGEWFRPHSDKNLKQHQATLDQLSPGELADAISWFKTLPVAIEIVGIRVAHASWQTRDIDSINDALADAGRFTPEFLAMSEDAGSDLNNAIENVLKGPELQMPDGHSIVDKAGHRRGSVRIKWYEDGTGLTYRQHHLGSDDVPDVEIATDDLATVDIYPRDAVPVFVGHYWLTGTPTPLAANVACTDYSVAKGGKLVAYRWHGESVLSADKFHWVETE, from the coding sequence ATGAGTAAGCGATTCGACATCATCGGTGATATCCACGGACACGCCAATGTACTTGTCTCATTGCTGGAAAAACTGGGGTATCGACGGCATGGCAAAGGCTACCGCCATTCGGATCGGAAAGTCATTTTCGTTGGTGACTTCGTGGATCGGGGACCAGCAATCGGAGAAGTTGTCGAGATTGCTCGGGCGATGGTGGAGGCGAGGGATGCTTTGGCGGTGATGGGGAATCATGAGTACAACGCGATTGCGTTTCATACTCCGCGACCGGGGAAGCAGGGAGAATGGTTTCGGCCTCATTCGGACAAGAACTTGAAGCAGCATCAGGCCACGCTGGATCAGTTGTCGCCGGGCGAACTTGCCGATGCGATATCTTGGTTCAAAACGCTGCCGGTTGCGATTGAAATCGTTGGAATTCGTGTGGCTCATGCATCGTGGCAGACGCGGGACATTGACAGCATTAACGATGCGTTGGCCGACGCGGGCCGATTCACGCCTGAATTTCTAGCGATGTCGGAAGATGCCGGCAGCGATTTGAACAACGCAATCGAGAATGTATTGAAAGGTCCGGAGCTACAGATGCCAGATGGACACTCGATTGTCGATAAGGCTGGACACCGGCGAGGCTCGGTGCGGATCAAATGGTATGAGGACGGTACTGGACTCACCTATCGTCAGCATCACCTTGGCAGCGACGATGTTCCTGATGTTGAGATTGCGACTGACGATCTGGCGACCGTTGACATCTACCCGCGTGACGCAGTGCCGGTGTTTGTTGGCCACTATTGGCTAACTGGTACGCCGACGCCACTGGCGGCCAACGTCGCTTGCACAGACTACTCCGTGGCGAAGGGCGGCAAGTTGGTTGCCTACCGCTGGCATGGCGAGTCCGTGCTCAGTGCCGACAAGTTTCATTGGGTCGAAACCGAATGA
- a CDS encoding cyclic-phosphate processing receiver domain-containing protein, with product MKVYLDDERTTPEGWHRVYWPDEAIELLKTGTATDLSLDHDLGDDDRGTGYDVALWIEEQVALHGFVPPAMKVHSANVSARTKMENGIRAIEAMVRKRDG from the coding sequence ATGAAAGTCTATCTCGACGATGAACGAACGACGCCCGAGGGTTGGCACCGAGTCTATTGGCCCGATGAAGCCATCGAGTTATTGAAAACCGGCACGGCCACCGACCTCAGCCTGGATCACGATCTTGGCGATGACGATCGCGGGACCGGATACGACGTCGCCCTCTGGATCGAAGAACAGGTCGCGTTGCACGGCTTCGTTCCACCAGCGATGAAGGTTCACTCGGCGAATGTGTCGGCACGGACAAAGATGGAAAACGGGATTCGCGCAATCGAGGCGATGGTGAGGAAACGTGATGGCTGA